A genomic window from Glycine max cultivar Williams 82 chromosome 17, Glycine_max_v4.0, whole genome shotgun sequence includes:
- the LOC100790697 gene encoding adenine nucleotide transporter BT1, chloroplastic/mitochondrial translates to MGRGRLQGQGVESGNNDIAIRSSGIKFERYSVESKVSPTSLFASIGQAGFGFGISPNPPTATTRDSGTKPPLVNSSTKYVLMPEAGFRSTGFQGLLSGEAVEVDKEGHGMKKKKKMKGFKLKFKIGNPSLRRLMSGAIAGAVSRTAVAPLETIRTHLMVGSCGHSTIQVFQSIMETDGWKGLFRGNFVNIIRVAPSKAIELFAYDTVKKQLSPKPGEQPIIPIPPSSIAGAVAGVSSTLCTYPLELLKTRLTVQRGVYKNLLDAFVRIVQEEGPAELYRGLAPSLIGVIPYAATNYFAYDTLRKAYKKAFKKEEIGNVMTLLIGSAAGAISSSATFPLEVARKHMQAGALNGRQYGNMLHALVSILEKEGVGGLYRGLGPSCLKLVPAAGISFMCYEACKRILVENEQD, encoded by the exons ATGGGTAGAGGTAGGTTGCAAGGGCAAGGTGTTGAATCTGGTAACAACGATATAGCAATACGTAGTTCTGGAATCAAGTTTGAACGGTATTCAGTCGAGAGTAAAGTTAGTCCAACTAGTTTATTTGCAAGCATTGGTCAAGCAGGATTTGGTTTTGGGATTTCACCAAATCCTCCAACTGCTACTACTAGAGACAGTGGCACCAAACCTCCGTTGGTTAATTCTTCCACGAAATATGTTTTAATGCCTGAAGCCGGTTTTCGAAGCACGGGGTTTCAAGGGTTATTGAGTGGTGAGGCAGTTGAAGTTGACAAGGAAGGCCATGgcatgaagaagaaaaagaagatgaagGGGTTTAAATTGAAGTTTAAGATTGGGAATCCATCATTGAGGAGGTTGATGAGTGGGGCAATTGCTGGTGCAGTGTCAAGGACAGCCGTGGCACCGTTGGAAACCATAAGGACTCATTTGATGGTGGGGAGCTGTGGGCATAGTACAATTCAAGTGTTTCAATCTATTATGGAGACCGATGGATGGAAGGGCTTGTTCAGAGGCAATTTTGTAAACATCATCCGAGTTGCGCCAAGCAAGGCCATTGAG TTATTTGCATATGACACTGTCAAGAAGCAATTATCTCCGAAACCTGGAGAGCAGCCTATAATCCCAATTCCCCCCTCATCAATTGCGGGTGCTGTTGCTGGTGTTAGCTCTACCCTATGTACATACCCTCTTGAACTACTCAAAACTCGCCTCACTGTTCAG AGAGGGGTGTACAAGAACTTACTCGACGCATTTGTGAGGATCGTTCAAGAGGAAGGTCCTGCAGAATTGTATAGGGGCCTCGCCCCTAGTCTAATTGGTGTAATCCCTTATGCTGCAACAAACTACTTTGCTTATGACACACTTAGAAAAGCTTACAAGAAAGCTTTCAAAAAGGAGGAGATTGGGAATGTGATGACTCTTCTAATTGGATCAGCTGCTGGTGCAATTTCGAGTAGTGCAACATTTCCACTTGAGGTGGCTCGTAAGCATATGCAAGCTGGGGCTCTAAATGGAAGACAATATGGGAACATGCTTCATGCACTTGTGAGTATACTTGAAAAGGAAGGAGTTGGTGGCTTGTATAGAGGTTTGGGACCAAGTTGCTTAAAATTGGTTCCTGCTGCTGGGATTTCTTTCATGTGCTACGAAGCTTGCAAGAGGATACTTGTTGAAAATGAACAAGATTAA